From Erigeron canadensis isolate Cc75 chromosome 8, C_canadensis_v1, whole genome shotgun sequence, one genomic window encodes:
- the LOC122611371 gene encoding alpha-1,4 glucan phosphorylase L-1 isozyme, chloroplastic/amyloplastic, whose translation MSYYCTATTAASNSGLFGSTTFMSSSSHCSGLFINFNSRLLFTTTSNFTKRCRFNVRSEAIPKVKVPVEKGNVGSIDMSKSDANDLVSRITYHAEFTPSFSPEGLDLPKAYFATAQSIRDSLILNWNATYDMYEKMNVKQAYYLSMEFLQGRALLNAIGNLELSGAYAEALSKLGHKLEDVVSQEPDAALGNGGLGRLASCFLDSLATLNYPAWGYGLRYKYGLFKQLITKEGQEEVAENWLEMGNPWEIVRNDISYPIKFYGKVVTGSDGKRRWIGGEDIVAVANDVPIPGYKTKSTINLRLWSTKVPSADFDLSAFNSGEHTKACESQANAEKICFILYPGDDSLEGKTLRLKQQYTLCSASLQDIITRFEKRSGENVSWKEFPEKVAVQMNDTHPTLCIPELMRILMDLNGISWKEAWDITQRTVAYTNHTVLPEALEKWSFELMQKLLPRHVEIIEMIDEELINGIVAEFGKSDTELLEKKLNAMRILENVELPSSIADLFIKPKELSDTDTSEVMMVSDKGSLADEEDEPIGNKEKEVDLKPAPLPQKMVRMANLCVVGGHVVNGVAAIHSEIVKQDVFNDFYKLWPKKFQNKTNGVTPRRWIYYCNPDLSKIITKWTGGEDWVLNTEKLAELRKFADNDDLQSEWRVAKKINKLKVVSLIKEKTGYIVSPDAMFDIQVKRIHEYKRQLLNILGIVYRYKKMKEMSANERKEKFTPRVCIFGGKAFATYAQAKRIVKLITDVGVTVNNDPDIGDLLKVVFVPDYNVSVAELLIPASELSQHISTAGMEASGTSNMKFSMNGCILIGTLDGANVEIREEVGEDNFFLFGAQAHEITGLREERAEGKFVADPRFEEVKEYVRSGVFGTYNYDELMGSLEGNEGFGRADYFLVGKDFPSYIECQEKVDEAYRDQKRWTRMSILNSAGSYKFSSDRTIHEYARDIWNIEPLELH comes from the exons ATGTCTTATTACTGTACAGCAACTACTGCTGCTTCTAACAGTGGATTATTCGGATCAACAACATTCATGTCCTCCTCATCTCATTGTTCTGGATTATTCATCAACTTCAATTCCCGGCTGCTGTTCACCACCACTTCAAATTTCACCAAACGGTGTCGTTTCAATGTCAGGAGTGAAGCAATTCCTAAGGTTAAGGTTCCGGTCGAAAAAG GAAATGTGGGAAGTATTGATATGTCAAAATCTGATGCCAATGATCTGGTTTCAAGAATTACGTACCATGCGGAATTCACACCATCATTTTCTCCGGAGGGACTGGATCTACCCAAAGCATACTTTGCCACTGCTCAAAGCATACGTGATTCACTCATCCTTAATTGGAATGCGACTTATGATATGTACGAAAAGATGAATGTAAAACAGGCTTACTATTTGTCTATGGAGTTTTTACAG GGAAGAGCACTATTGAATGCGATTGGTAACTTGGAGCTAAGTGGTGCTTATGCGGAGGCTTTGAGCAAACTTGGCCACAAACTTGAGGATGTTGTTTCACAG GAACCAGATGCTGCTCTAGGAAATGGTGGACTTGGCAGGCTTGCTTCCTGTTTTCTGGATTCATTGGCAACATTAAATTATCCAGCATGGGGTTACGGTCTTAGATACAAGTATGGTTTGTTTAAGCAGCTAATCACAAAAGAAGGCCAAGAGGAGGTTGCAGAAAACTGGCTTGAG ATGGGTAATCCTTGGGAGATTGTCAGAAATGACATCTCGTATCCCATAAAATTCTACGGGAAAGTTGTTACAGGTTCTGATGGAAAGAGACGTTGGATTGGGGGTGAAGATATAGTGGCGGTTGCAAACGATGTGCCGATACCAggatataaaacaaaatctaCTATTAATCTTCGTCTATGGTCCACTAAAGTTCCATCAGCAGATTTTGATCTGTCTGCGTTTAATTCTGGAGAACACACTAAAGCATGTGAAAGCCAAGCAAATGCTGAAAAG ATATGCTTTATACTATATCCTGGGGATGATTCATTGGAAGGGAAGACCCTCAGGTTGAAACAACAATATACATTATGCTCGGCTTCTCTCCAAGATATTATTACACGATTTGAGAAGAGGTCTGGGGAGAATGTGTCGTGGAAAGAGTTTCCTGAAAAGGTTGCTGTGCAGATGAATGATACCCACCCTACACTATGCATTCCGGAACTGATGAGGATATTAATGGATTTGAATGGCATAAGCTGGAAGGAAGCGTGGGATATTACTCAAAG AACTGTGGCTTACACCAACCATACTGTTTTACCTGAAGCATTAGAAAAATGGAGTTTTGAACTCATGCAAAAACTTCTCCCGCGGCATGTGGAGATAATAGAGATGATTGATGAGGAG TTGATCAATGGCATAGTAGCAGAATTTGGTAAATCAGACACGGAGTTGTTGGAGAAAAAGTTAAATGCTATGAGAATTCTCGAAAATGTTGAGTTGCCATCATCTATAGCTGATCTGTTCATCAAACCAAAAGAACTTTCTGACACAGATACAAGTGAAGTGATGATGGTTTCTGATAAAGGTTCCCTggctgatgaagaagatgaacctattggaaACAAAGAGAAAGAGGTGGATCTGAAACCTGCTCCTCTACCACAAAAAATGGTCCGTATGGCAAATCTATGTGTTGTCGGTGGCCATGTTGTCAATGGAGTTGCTGCAATTCATAGTGAGATTGTCAAGCAGGATGTTTTCAATGACTTTTATAAG CTCTGGCCCAagaaatttcaaaacaaaacaaacggGGTGACCCCAAGAAGATGGATATATTACTGCAATCCAGACCTCAGTAAAATCATTACCAAGTGGACTGGTGGAGAAGACTGGGTACTGAACACTGAAAAATTGGCAGAACTTCGTAAG TTTGCAGATAATGATGATCTTCAGAGTGAGTGGAGAGTAGCAAAAAAGATCAATAAACTCAAGGTTGtgtcattaataaaagaaaaaacaggaTATATTGTTAGTCCTGACGCAATGTTTGACATCCAG GTGAAACGCATTCATGAATACAAAAGACAATTGTTAAATATTTTGGGAATTGTTTATCGTTACAAGAAGATGAAAGAAATGAGTGCCAATGAGAGGAAAGAAAAGTTTACCCCACGAGTTTGTATATTTGGGGGGAAAGCATTTGCCACGTATGCACAAGCCAAAAGAATTGTGAAACTTATCACAGATGTTGGGGTTACAGTAAACAATGATCCTGATATTGGGGACTTACTGAAG GTTGTGTTTGTTCCTGATTACAATGTCAGTGTCGCAGAATTGCTAATTCCTGCCAGTGAGCTTTCACAACATATCAG CACTGCTGGAATGGAAGCTAGTGGAACTAGCAACATGAAATTTTCAATGAACGGCTGCATCTTAATTGGGACACTAGACGGGGCAAATGTGGAAATAAGGGAAGAAGTTGGCGAAgacaacttttttctttttggtgctCAAGCACATGAGATAACAGGGTTACGGGAGGAAAGAGCTGAGGGCAAG TTTGTTGCCGACCCTCGTTTTGAAGAAGTGAAAGAATATGTAAGAAGTGGTGTATTTGGGACTTATAATTATGATGAACTCATGGGATCTTTAGAAGGTAATGAAGGATTTGGCCGAGCAGACTACTTTCTTGTGGGCAAGGACTTCCCAAGTTATATAGAATGCCAAGAGAAGGTCGACGAGGCATA